One Bacteroidota bacterium genomic window carries:
- a CDS encoding DUF4197 domain-containing protein, with amino-acid sequence MKKISVALLVVSFLLSGCEILQNISYEDVEKVLESGQGTTPKALTNAEVIKGLKEALNVGTQNAVNRLSKEDGFFKDPILKIPFPQEAQFVADKLRQVGLGDMVDNFELKLNRGAEAAVVKAVPIFASSVSSMSIQDAMGILKGADNAATTYFKGKTSDALFKAFAPQVQGVLDQMEISNYWTDLTSAYNKIPFSQKVETDLTKYVTNKAMDGLFMKIEAEEKAIRKNPIARVSDILKRVFGSLDTK; translated from the coding sequence ATGAAAAAGATATCAGTAGCCCTATTGGTCGTAAGTTTTTTACTTTCTGGATGTGAAATATTACAAAACATCAGTTATGAAGACGTTGAAAAAGTTTTGGAATCTGGACAAGGAACTACACCAAAAGCATTAACCAATGCTGAGGTCATTAAAGGACTCAAAGAGGCTCTTAATGTGGGTACACAGAATGCAGTTAATAGGTTAAGCAAAGAAGATGGCTTTTTCAAAGATCCAATTCTAAAAATACCTTTCCCTCAGGAAGCTCAATTTGTAGCCGATAAACTCCGACAAGTGGGTTTAGGTGATATGGTTGATAATTTTGAATTAAAATTGAATCGTGGTGCAGAAGCTGCTGTAGTGAAAGCAGTTCCAATTTTTGCATCATCAGTGAGCAGTATGAGTATCCAGGATGCAATGGGTATTTTAAAAGGTGCCGATAATGCGGCAACAACCTATTTTAAGGGTAAAACTTCAGATGCTTTATTTAAGGCATTTGCCCCTCAAGTGCAAGGAGTACTTGATCAAATGGAAATATCAAATTATTGGACCGACTTAACATCTGCTTATAACAAAATTCCTTTCAGTCAAAAAGTGGAAACAGATTTAACTAAATATGTGACCAACAAAGCAATGGACGGACTTTTTATGAAGATTGAGGCAGAAGAGAAAGCCATACGTAAAAATCCAATAGCACGTGTTTCAGATATCTTAAAACGCGTATTTGGTTCATTGGATACTAAATAA
- a CDS encoding DUF1295 domain-containing protein yields the protein MLNYDSFILVNWIWIGIALLIFPVLLRITAPYGRHIKNSWGKLTNNRFGWIVMETTSLLVFSIFFLWNGFQHGLLPWIFFTAWVFHYVNRSYIFPSRIRSKGKKMPLSIMFMAICFNFMNGFLNGHYLGNLSHYNLEWLWSPQFIVGTLIFVTGMIINMQSDSILISLRKKNTNAYSIPFGKLFNYVSCPNHLGEIIEWAGFALMTWSLPGLAFFIWTVTNLLPRSVAHHKWYNKEFDNYPENRKAVIPFII from the coding sequence ATGCTGAATTATGATAGCTTTATTCTAGTAAATTGGATTTGGATTGGCATAGCCTTACTAATATTTCCTGTTCTTCTCCGAATAACAGCTCCTTATGGTCGACATATCAAAAATAGTTGGGGAAAATTAACAAATAATAGATTTGGATGGATAGTGATGGAAACTACATCTCTGCTTGTTTTCTCAATTTTCTTTCTTTGGAATGGCTTTCAGCACGGACTATTACCCTGGATTTTTTTTACTGCATGGGTATTTCATTATGTAAATCGCTCGTATATTTTTCCTTCTCGAATTCGAAGTAAAGGGAAAAAGATGCCTCTTTCCATCATGTTTATGGCTATTTGTTTTAATTTCATGAATGGTTTTTTGAATGGCCATTATTTAGGAAATTTAAGTCATTATAATCTTGAATGGCTATGGAGCCCACAATTTATAGTAGGCACACTCATTTTTGTGACAGGTATGATTATCAATATGCAATCAGATTCCATATTGATCTCATTAAGAAAAAAGAACACTAATGCTTATTCCATTCCCTTTGGAAAATTATTCAATTATGTTTCCTGCCCCAATCATTTAGGAGAAATTATTGAATGGGCTGGCTTTGCTTTAATGACATGGAGTTTGCCAGGTCTGGCCTTCTTCATTTGGACTGTCACTAACTTATTGCCCCGATCAGTGGCTCATCATAAATGGTATAATAAGGAATTTGACAATTATCCAGAAAATCGCAAAGCTGTAATTCCTTTCATCATATAA